From a single Natronorubrum tibetense GA33 genomic region:
- a CDS encoding acetylglutamate/acetylaminoadipate kinase, which yields MTTVVKIGGARAVDPEGALADVASLVEDGEDVVLTHGGSTAVDETLEDLGEEPTYVETPGGVVGRFTDEDTMDVFKMVMPGKLNTDLVESLQNLEVNAVGLSGTDGKLLEGKRKSAVRVKEDGKKKIKRGDHSGKIESVNADLLETVLAGGYTPVVSVPMLGKEKGGGYTAVNADADRAAAAIAGALDADLVLLTDVSGIYENPDDESTKIDSASTPEEFSAVKSAAEGFMIKKVMAAEEALEGGASSVIVATANADKPITSALAGEGTTLEPGVLEAENETAQEAAK from the coding sequence ATGACGACTGTCGTCAAAATCGGTGGCGCGCGCGCCGTCGACCCCGAAGGGGCACTCGCGGACGTCGCGAGCCTCGTCGAAGACGGCGAGGACGTCGTCCTCACCCACGGCGGCTCGACCGCCGTCGACGAGACCTTGGAAGACCTCGGCGAGGAACCGACCTACGTCGAGACCCCCGGCGGCGTCGTCGGGCGATTCACCGACGAGGACACGATGGACGTCTTCAAGATGGTAATGCCCGGCAAGCTCAACACCGATCTGGTAGAGAGCTTGCAGAACCTCGAGGTGAACGCGGTCGGGCTCTCGGGTACCGACGGAAAGCTGCTCGAAGGGAAACGCAAGTCCGCCGTTCGCGTCAAGGAAGACGGCAAAAAGAAGATCAAGCGCGGCGACCACTCGGGGAAGATCGAGTCGGTCAACGCCGACCTGCTCGAGACCGTCCTCGCGGGTGGCTACACGCCCGTCGTCTCCGTTCCGATGCTCGGGAAGGAGAAAGGCGGCGGCTACACGGCGGTCAACGCCGACGCCGACCGCGCGGCCGCTGCGATTGCGGGCGCACTCGATGCGGACCTTGTGCTTCTCACGGACGTTTCGGGGATCTACGAGAACCCTGACGACGAGTCGACGAAGATCGATTCGGCGTCGACGCCCGAGGAGTTTTCCGCGGTCAAATCCGCTGCAGAAGGCTTCATGATCAAGAAGGTCATGGCCGCCGAGGAGGCGCTCGAGGGCGGCGCGTCGTCCGTTATCGTTGCGACCGCCAACGCCGACAAACCGATCACGAGCGCGCTCGCGGGCGAGGGGACGACCCTCGAACCCGGCGTGCTCGAGGCGGAGAACGAAACGGCACAGGAGGCCGCAAAATGA
- the argH gene encoding argininosuccinate lyase has product MTEESASDGGDVPELATDGSGEGVVRRDRFSGGPARSFLSSLEADRRIFEADLEVDRAHVLMLAEQGIIEDDVAGDILTAIDAIEVDGHGSLPDGEDVHEAIETAVIQRIGEEGGKMHTARSRNDEVAACIRYRLREDVLEALETTLALREALVGVAEANAETIMPGYTHLQPAQPITVGHWACSYEGAVRRDTERLFEAYQRINQSPLGGAAFAGTTFDIDRERTAELLGFEGVVENSMDASSSRDFLLETTQVLSTHATTLSGLAEDLIIFANRGFVDLADDYSSTSSIMPQKKNPDTLELVRAVAGDAAGSVQGLTTTLKGLPRAYNRDLQRATTHAWETVDAVTDASEVAAGAVATADWNEEALAAEADAGFSTATGVADLLAANGLPFRTAHEMVAHAAEHGGDYDAIESAAQEVLGEPLESFVDPTAVEAALDPVESVASRDSQGGPAPEAVADQLEAAREALSADEETLAKMDDALEVAHEVLREEVNGYV; this is encoded by the coding sequence ATGACCGAGGAGAGTGCTTCCGACGGCGGCGACGTGCCCGAACTCGCAACCGACGGCAGCGGCGAGGGCGTCGTCCGGCGGGACCGCTTCAGCGGCGGCCCCGCCCGGAGCTTCCTCTCCTCGCTCGAGGCCGATCGGCGGATCTTCGAGGCCGATCTCGAGGTCGACCGCGCACACGTCCTGATGCTCGCCGAGCAGGGGATCATCGAGGACGACGTCGCGGGCGACATTCTGACGGCGATCGACGCCATCGAGGTCGACGGCCACGGCTCCTTGCCCGACGGCGAGGACGTCCACGAGGCCATCGAGACGGCGGTCATCCAACGCATCGGCGAGGAGGGCGGCAAGATGCACACCGCGCGCTCGCGTAACGACGAGGTCGCGGCCTGCATTCGCTACCGCCTGCGCGAGGACGTTCTCGAGGCCCTCGAGACGACGCTCGCGCTGCGCGAGGCGCTGGTGGGGGTCGCCGAGGCGAACGCGGAGACGATCATGCCCGGCTACACCCACCTCCAGCCCGCCCAGCCGATCACCGTCGGCCACTGGGCGTGCTCCTACGAGGGAGCCGTCCGCCGCGATACGGAACGCCTGTTCGAGGCCTATCAACGGATCAACCAGTCGCCGCTGGGTGGCGCCGCGTTCGCCGGCACGACGTTTGATATCGACCGCGAGCGCACGGCCGAACTGCTCGGCTTCGAAGGTGTGGTGGAGAACTCGATGGACGCCTCCTCGAGCCGGGACTTCTTGCTCGAGACGACGCAGGTGCTGTCGACGCACGCGACGACGCTGTCGGGGCTCGCGGAAGATCTGATCATCTTCGCGAACCGCGGCTTCGTCGATCTCGCGGACGACTACTCCTCGACGTCGTCGATCATGCCCCAAAAGAAGAATCCCGACACGCTCGAACTCGTTCGCGCGGTCGCGGGCGACGCTGCAGGGTCGGTCCAGGGGCTGACGACGACGCTCAAGGGACTGCCCCGCGCGTACAACCGCGACCTTCAGCGGGCGACGACTCACGCCTGGGAGACCGTCGACGCCGTGACGGACGCGAGCGAGGTCGCAGCGGGGGCCGTCGCGACGGCCGACTGGAACGAGGAGGCGCTGGCGGCGGAAGCCGACGCGGGCTTCTCGACGGCGACCGGCGTCGCGGACCTGCTCGCGGCGAACGGACTGCCGTTCCGGACGGCCCACGAGATGGTTGCCCACGCTGCGGAACACGGTGGTGACTACGACGCGATCGAGTCGGCTGCCCAGGAGGTACTGGGCGAACCGCTCGAGTCGTTCGTCGACCCCACGGCCGTCGAGGCCGCGCTCGACCCCGTCGAAAGCGTCGCGAGTCGCGACTCGCAGGGTGGGCCCGCCCCCGAGGCGGTTGCGGACCAACTCGAGGCGGCCCGCGAGGCGCTGTCGGCCGACGAGGAGACGCTCGCGAAGATGGACGACGCGCTCGAGGTGGCCCACGAGGTGCTCCGCGAGGAGGTGAACGGCTATGTCTGA
- the argC gene encoding N-acetyl-gamma-glutamyl-phosphate reductase: MAVGTETGAAADAETVTASVIGGSGFTGGELLRLLAGHPNFAITEVTSRSKAGKSVGSVHPPLRGTDLRFTEPKDLESVDVLFAATPHGVSMGQIDEFFEIADTVVDLSADFRLNSEEQYDEWYDGHDAPEYLEKAEYALPEINRENLSGAGLIAGGGCNATATILGLYPLFEHGILEGGEQVVVDVKVGSSEGGAGGGEASSHPERSGVVRPYAPTGHRHEAEIEQFLGTSVAFTCHAVDMIRGASATNHVFPSGPVSKGDLWKAYRGCYEDEPFVRMAAGGSGVYRYPEPKAVAGTNLAEVGFELDPSNKRIVVFSAIDNMMKGSAGQAVHAANIALGLEETAGLEFTGLHPVGAP; the protein is encoded by the coding sequence ATGGCGGTCGGCACCGAGACCGGTGCAGCGGCAGACGCCGAGACGGTCACCGCGAGCGTCATCGGCGGTAGCGGGTTCACGGGCGGCGAACTCCTGCGACTGCTCGCCGGCCACCCGAATTTCGCGATCACGGAGGTCACCAGCCGCTCGAAGGCCGGCAAGAGCGTCGGCTCCGTCCACCCGCCGCTGCGGGGGACTGACCTGCGCTTTACCGAACCCAAGGATCTCGAGTCCGTCGACGTCCTGTTCGCCGCGACGCCACACGGCGTCTCGATGGGACAGATCGACGAGTTCTTCGAGATCGCCGACACCGTCGTCGACCTCTCGGCGGACTTCCGCCTGAACAGCGAGGAGCAGTACGACGAGTGGTACGACGGCCACGACGCGCCCGAGTACCTCGAAAAGGCCGAGTACGCCCTGCCCGAGATCAACCGCGAGAACCTCTCCGGTGCGGGCCTGATCGCCGGTGGCGGCTGTAACGCCACCGCGACGATTCTGGGACTGTACCCGCTGTTCGAGCACGGTATTCTCGAGGGAGGGGAACAGGTCGTCGTCGATGTCAAAGTCGGCTCCTCGGAGGGAGGTGCCGGCGGCGGCGAGGCCTCGAGCCACCCCGAGCGCTCGGGCGTCGTCCGTCCGTACGCGCCGACGGGCCACCGCCACGAGGCCGAGATCGAGCAGTTCCTCGGCACGAGCGTCGCGTTCACCTGCCACGCCGTAGATATGATTCGCGGCGCCAGCGCGACGAACCACGTCTTCCCGTCGGGACCGGTCTCGAAGGGCGACCTCTGGAAGGCCTACCGCGGCTGTTACGAGGACGAGCCGTTCGTCCGCATGGCCGCCGGCGGCTCCGGGGTCTACCGCTACCCCGAACCGAAGGCCGTTGCGGGGACGAACCTCGCAGAGGTCGGCTTCGAACTCGACCCTTCGAACAAGCGCATCGTCGTCTTCTCGGCCATCGACAACATGATGAAAGGCTCCGCGGGACAGGCGGTTCACGCCGCCAACATCGCGCTGGGGCTCGAGGAGACGGCCGGACTCGAGTTTACGGGACTCCACCCCGTGGGGGCGCCCTAA
- a CDS encoding argininosuccinate synthase produces MTRVALAFSGGLDTTVCVPLLEEEYGYDDVIGVTVDVGQPASEFEEAEETAEALGLEHYVVDAKEEFAQLCLDSVRANATYQGYPLGTALARPVIAEAILEVAEEQGCTGIAHGCTGKGNDQLRFEAVWRDSDLEVIAPVRELGLTREWENEYAAEKDLPVEGGGGGKWSVDTNLWSRSVEGSELEDPNYVPGEEIYNWTQAPTGETQEIEISFEKGYPVAVDGVEYDPIELIEHLNGVAGAYGVGRTDSMEDRMLGLKVRENYEHPAATTLLNAHEALEGLVLTQEEREFKQLIDQRWSKKGYEGLIDAPLVKALEAFIDETQQRVTGTVTIRFEGGQARAVGRDSKYAAYSAEHASFDTETVGKIDQEDATGVAKYHGFQRRLANSVTDAEDAEDEGVELATDGSGADEDE; encoded by the coding sequence ATGACACGCGTTGCACTCGCATTCTCGGGTGGGCTGGACACGACCGTCTGTGTCCCGCTGCTCGAGGAAGAATACGGATACGACGACGTCATCGGCGTCACGGTCGACGTCGGTCAGCCGGCTTCCGAATTCGAGGAAGCTGAAGAAACTGCAGAAGCGCTCGGTCTCGAGCACTACGTCGTCGACGCAAAGGAGGAATTTGCACAACTCTGTCTCGACAGCGTCCGCGCGAACGCGACGTACCAGGGCTATCCGCTCGGTACCGCACTCGCTCGTCCCGTGATCGCTGAGGCGATCCTCGAGGTCGCGGAGGAACAGGGCTGTACCGGCATCGCCCACGGCTGTACGGGTAAGGGGAACGACCAGCTCCGTTTCGAAGCCGTCTGGCGCGACTCGGATCTCGAGGTCATCGCCCCCGTGCGCGAACTCGGGCTCACCCGCGAGTGGGAAAACGAGTACGCCGCGGAGAAGGACCTGCCCGTCGAGGGCGGCGGCGGCGGGAAATGGTCGGTCGACACCAACCTCTGGAGTCGCTCCGTCGAGGGCTCCGAACTCGAGGATCCGAACTACGTCCCCGGCGAGGAGATCTACAACTGGACGCAGGCCCCAACCGGCGAGACCCAGGAGATCGAGATCTCCTTCGAGAAGGGTTATCCCGTCGCCGTCGACGGCGTCGAGTACGACCCGATCGAGCTTATCGAGCACTTAAACGGCGTGGCGGGCGCGTACGGCGTCGGCCGCACCGACTCGATGGAAGATCGCATGCTCGGCCTGAAGGTTCGCGAGAACTACGAGCACCCGGCCGCGACGACGCTGCTCAACGCCCACGAAGCGCTCGAGGGCCTCGTCCTCACCCAGGAGGAACGCGAGTTCAAGCAGCTGATCGACCAGCGCTGGTCGAAGAAGGGCTACGAGGGCCTGATCGACGCGCCGCTCGTGAAGGCACTCGAGGCCTTCATCGACGAGACCCAACAGCGCGTCACCGGAACAGTCACGATCCGCTTCGAGGGCGGCCAGGCCCGCGCAGTGGGTCGCGACAGCAAGTACGCCGCCTACTCTGCCGAGCACGCCTCCTTCGACACCGAGACGGTCGGCAAGATCGATCAGGAGGACGCCACGGGCGTCGCGAAGTACCACGGCTTCCAGCGCCGTCTCGCAAACTCGGTGACGGACGCCGAGGACGCTGAAGACGAGGGAGTCGAACTCGCGACCGACGGCAGCGGAGCTGACGAGGACGAATAA
- the lysW gene encoding lysine biosynthesis protein LysW — protein sequence MTECVECGAEVSLHDDLEVGEIVDCTTCGAELEVVDTEPPVLERAPELEEDWGE from the coding sequence ATGACCGAATGCGTCGAGTGTGGGGCTGAGGTGTCCCTGCATGACGATCTGGAAGTTGGAGAGATCGTTGACTGTACGACCTGTGGAGCAGAGCTAGAAGTCGTTGACACCGAGCCGCCAGTCCTCGAGCGAGCCCCGGAGCTCGAAGAGGACTGGGGTGAGTGA
- a CDS encoding aspartate aminotransferase family protein, whose amino-acid sequence MSDHDFISGSKPIGIERGEGPYLYTADGTEYLDAGASYACTPLGHSHPAVVEAVQEQVGKLTFVDSSYPVQSREDAYAALVAATPDGLESAWFCNSGTEANEAALKFARSATGESKIIAATRSFHGRTMGSLAATWKDKYKEPFEPLAGDVEFVPYGDDEELAAAVDDETAAVILEPIQGEGGINVPPAGYLENARELTDEAGAALVFDEVQTGMGRTGEMWACQRAGVTPDVLTTAKGLGNGLPVGGLAVRDWIADGAASHNATFSGGPVVSAAVHATVSTLVEEEWPAHAAEMGDYLVSELEAALGDEVREVRGDGLLIGVELKRGANRVARDLAMDHQILALPAGRTVLRLLPPLVIDQAEADQLVDALTEIVAPEASAES is encoded by the coding sequence ATGAGCGACCACGACTTCATCTCCGGCAGCAAGCCGATCGGTATCGAACGCGGCGAGGGCCCGTACCTCTACACCGCAGACGGCACGGAATACCTCGACGCCGGTGCGAGCTACGCCTGTACGCCGCTGGGTCACAGCCACCCCGCGGTCGTCGAGGCGGTCCAGGAGCAGGTCGGCAAGCTAACGTTCGTCGACTCCTCCTACCCTGTCCAGTCCCGAGAGGACGCCTACGCCGCGCTCGTCGCGGCGACGCCGGACGGACTCGAGTCCGCCTGGTTCTGTAACTCCGGGACCGAGGCCAACGAGGCTGCCTTGAAGTTCGCCCGCTCGGCGACCGGCGAGTCGAAGATTATCGCGGCGACCCGGTCGTTCCACGGCCGAACGATGGGCTCGCTCGCGGCGACCTGGAAGGACAAGTACAAGGAGCCGTTCGAACCCCTCGCCGGCGATGTGGAGTTCGTCCCCTACGGCGACGACGAGGAACTCGCGGCCGCCGTGGACGACGAGACCGCGGCCGTGATCTTAGAGCCGATTCAGGGCGAGGGTGGGATCAACGTTCCGCCCGCGGGCTACCTCGAGAACGCCCGCGAACTGACCGACGAGGCCGGTGCGGCGCTCGTCTTCGACGAGGTCCAGACCGGCATGGGGCGCACGGGAGAGATGTGGGCCTGCCAACGTGCGGGCGTCACGCCCGACGTGCTCACGACGGCGAAGGGCCTGGGCAACGGCCTCCCCGTGGGCGGACTCGCCGTTCGCGACTGGATCGCCGACGGCGCGGCCTCGCACAACGCTACGTTCAGCGGCGGTCCCGTCGTCTCCGCGGCGGTTCACGCGACCGTCTCGACGCTGGTCGAAGAGGAGTGGCCCGCCCACGCTGCCGAGATGGGCGACTATCTCGTCTCCGAACTCGAGGCTGCGTTGGGCGACGAGGTGCGCGAGGTCCGCGGTGACGGCCTGCTAATCGGTGTCGAGTTGAAACGCGGCGCAAACCGCGTTGCTCGCGACCTCGCGATGGACCACCAGATCCTGGCGCTCCCCGCGGGTCGGACCGTGTTGCGTCTGCTGCCGCCGCTCGTGATCGACCAGGCGGAGGCGGATCAACTCGTTGATGCACTCACCGAGATTGTCGCCCCCGAGGCGAGTGCCGAATCATGA
- a CDS encoding DUF7343 domain-containing protein, which produces MDSKGLSALLWVLVVVGCAVALLPVASVGAVADAGATGATVQDDEELVEREELDEADAVHIDVSLSENGSATFEVDYRYHLENENNTEAEWDDLVEDIEADPEAFAAAEMDDWDAIRADGENATEREMNLSNATVSIDESPAPRSIGHVQFTFEWSSFASVVMNEITAGDALSGFTLVDDTTLQITGPEDYVVHEHEPTADNTEPNAVYWDSDGTEFNDEQPRVVFIENGDSGAEATEPEEGPPTTWLAVAAALGLLATGAMIGWWLRHGRSDGPAPASDDIAPSGADTSPASGDAAGPPPELLSNEERVLRLLEERGGRIKQQEVVAELDWTEAKTSQVVGSLREDDEIEVFRIGRENVLSLPEDDE; this is translated from the coding sequence ATGGATTCGAAGGGGCTTTCGGCCCTGCTCTGGGTGCTCGTGGTCGTCGGGTGTGCGGTCGCGTTGCTGCCGGTTGCGTCGGTCGGCGCGGTCGCCGACGCTGGAGCCACAGGAGCGACGGTTCAGGACGACGAGGAGCTGGTCGAGCGCGAAGAACTGGACGAGGCGGACGCGGTGCACATCGACGTCTCTCTCTCCGAGAACGGTTCGGCGACGTTCGAAGTCGACTATCGGTACCATCTCGAGAACGAGAACAACACCGAAGCGGAGTGGGACGACCTCGTCGAGGATATCGAAGCGGATCCGGAGGCGTTCGCCGCCGCGGAGATGGACGACTGGGACGCGATTCGTGCCGACGGAGAGAACGCGACCGAACGGGAGATGAATCTCTCGAACGCCACCGTCTCGATCGACGAGAGTCCCGCACCGCGGAGTATCGGTCACGTTCAGTTCACGTTCGAGTGGTCGTCGTTCGCCAGCGTCGTGATGAACGAGATCACGGCGGGCGACGCGCTCTCGGGCTTTACGCTCGTCGATGACACGACGCTACAGATTACCGGTCCCGAGGACTACGTCGTCCACGAGCACGAACCGACGGCCGACAACACGGAGCCGAACGCGGTCTACTGGGACAGTGATGGAACCGAGTTCAACGACGAACAGCCGCGCGTCGTCTTCATCGAGAACGGCGATTCGGGCGCGGAGGCGACTGAACCGGAAGAGGGACCGCCGACGACGTGGCTCGCGGTGGCGGCTGCACTCGGCTTGCTCGCGACCGGTGCGATGATCGGCTGGTGGCTCAGACACGGCCGATCCGACGGACCGGCTCCGGCTAGTGACGACATCGCTCCGTCGGGAGCCGATACCTCGCCCGCCTCCGGCGACGCGGCGGGACCACCGCCCGAACTTCTCAGCAACGAGGAACGCGTCCTGCGGCTGCTCGAGGAGCGCGGCGGCCGAATCAAACAGCAGGAAGTAGTCGCCGAACTCGACTGGACCGAGGCCAAGACGAGTCAGGTCGTCGGGAGCCTGCGAGAGGACGACGAGATCGAAGTCTTCCGGATCGGCCGGGAGAACGTGCTCTCGCTTCCCGAGGACGACGAGTAG
- the argF gene encoding ornithine carbamoyltransferase: MSGDADVRHFLEIDDLSPAELETVLDRAETYKQAQQQGEEHPDLDGQTLGMIFQKPSTRTRVSFETGMTQLGGHAVFLGEDDIQLGRGEPLKDTSRTLSRYVDAVMARVFKHENIEVFAEYASVPVVNGLTDDAHPCQTLADLLTIREEEGGFEDVSAAWIGDGNNVAQSFVLGCAIAGIDLTVATPEGYGIDDDVLAGARELGGDPTVTTDPVEAASDADVIYTDVWTSMGQEDEYDVRMEAFEGFQVRSELLEHAPDASVMHCLPAHRGEEITDDVIESDRSIVFDQAENRLHAQKALLSWLLE; the protein is encoded by the coding sequence ATGTCGGGCGACGCCGACGTTCGTCACTTCCTCGAGATCGACGATCTCTCGCCGGCCGAACTCGAGACGGTCCTCGACCGTGCGGAGACGTACAAACAGGCCCAGCAGCAAGGCGAGGAACATCCCGATCTGGACGGCCAGACGCTGGGGATGATCTTCCAGAAGCCGAGCACGCGAACCCGCGTCTCCTTCGAGACCGGGATGACCCAACTCGGCGGTCACGCCGTCTTCCTCGGCGAAGACGATATCCAACTGGGTCGCGGTGAGCCGCTAAAAGACACCTCGCGGACGCTCTCGCGGTACGTCGACGCCGTGATGGCTCGCGTCTTCAAACACGAGAACATCGAGGTGTTCGCGGAGTACGCGTCGGTCCCGGTCGTCAACGGGCTCACCGACGACGCCCACCCCTGCCAGACGCTCGCTGATCTGCTGACGATCCGCGAGGAAGAGGGCGGGTTCGAAGACGTTTCCGCGGCCTGGATCGGCGACGGGAACAACGTCGCCCAGTCGTTCGTCCTCGGCTGTGCCATCGCGGGAATCGACCTGACGGTCGCCACGCCAGAGGGGTACGGGATCGACGATGACGTACTGGCGGGCGCTCGAGAACTCGGCGGCGATCCGACGGTCACGACCGACCCGGTCGAGGCCGCCTCCGACGCCGATGTCATCTACACCGACGTCTGGACCAGCATGGGCCAGGAGGACGAGTACGACGTCCGAATGGAGGCCTTCGAGGGCTTTCAGGTTCGCTCGGAGCTGCTCGAGCACGCGCCCGACGCGTCGGTTATGCACTGTCTGCCCGCCCACCGCGGCGAGGAGATTACGGACGACGTCATCGAGAGCGACCGATCGATCGTCTTCGATCAGGCCGAAAATCGGCTCCACGCCCAGAAGGCGCTGTTGAGCTGGCTGCTCGAGTGA
- the lysX gene encoding lysine biosynthesis protein LysX, whose amino-acid sequence MTLQIGILYSRIRKDEKLLLNELRERDHEIVKIDVRKQTFDISEAPEAFADLDIVVDRCLATSRSLYATQFFEAYGIPVVNSHETADICADKVKNSLALEQAGVPTPATKVAFTKETAMEAIEDFGYPCVLKPVVGSWGRLMAKIDSPDAAEAILEHKATLGHYEHKVFYVQEFVDKPGRDIRVLATDGEPIAGMVRSSDHWITNAAKGAETNVFEPDEEAKELVKKASDAVGGGLLGIDLMETDDGYTVHEVNHTVEFKALDGAVDTDIAGTVVDWLEEKAAAEAGEELEVTV is encoded by the coding sequence GTGACCTTGCAAATAGGAATACTCTACTCCAGAATCCGCAAAGACGAGAAGCTCCTCCTCAACGAGCTACGCGAGCGCGATCACGAGATCGTGAAGATCGACGTTCGCAAACAGACGTTCGATATTAGCGAGGCTCCCGAGGCGTTCGCGGACCTCGATATCGTCGTCGATCGCTGTCTCGCCACGAGTCGGAGCCTGTACGCCACGCAGTTCTTCGAGGCCTACGGCATCCCCGTCGTCAACAGCCACGAGACCGCCGACATCTGTGCGGACAAAGTGAAGAACAGCTTAGCGCTCGAGCAGGCGGGCGTTCCCACGCCCGCGACGAAGGTCGCCTTTACGAAGGAGACCGCGATGGAGGCTATCGAGGACTTCGGCTATCCGTGCGTCCTCAAACCCGTCGTCGGCTCGTGGGGCCGCCTGATGGCCAAGATCGACTCGCCCGACGCTGCAGAGGCGATTCTCGAGCACAAGGCGACGCTGGGCCACTATGAGCACAAGGTGTTCTACGTCCAGGAGTTCGTCGACAAACCCGGCCGCGACATTCGCGTACTCGCAACCGACGGCGAACCGATCGCCGGCATGGTCCGCTCCTCGGACCACTGGATCACGAACGCCGCCAAGGGGGCCGAAACGAACGTCTTCGAGCCCGACGAGGAAGCGAAAGAACTCGTGAAGAAGGCCAGCGACGCCGTCGGCGGCGGGCTGCTCGGTATCGACCTCATGGAGACTGACGACGGCTATACCGTCCACGAGGTCAACCACACTGTCGAGTTCAAAGCACTCGACGGCGCGGTCGACACCGATATCGCCGGCACCGTCGTCGACTGGCTCGAGGAGAAAGCTGCGGCCGAAGCCGGCGAGGAACTCGAGGTGACCGTCTGA
- a CDS encoding [LysW]-lysine hydrolase, whose amino-acid sequence MSAAMEDTTDVSLEDARELLIDLVSIPSPSGDEVEAAERLVDFFDAYGREAWIDEVGNVRAPADDVVLLTSHIDTVPGEIPVEVTSADETDVEREIAEETGEDILWGRGSVDATGPLAAMAAAAVRTGVSFVGVVGEETNSRGARYLVEDREEPGAVVNGEPSGATGITLGYRGFLAGTYVATSESGHTSRPEPNAIQHATNWWTGVEAAFEDDEYTAVFERVTAKPVDMNGGISDDGLSVEATLDVQLRIPPSLDAESVRETAEAGLEIGTVTWAEPIPPVMESPRTEVARAFRAAIRKEGSDPRLLRKTGTSDMNLYAGVWDCPMVTYGPGNSDLDHAPDERLSLVEFDRSVEILERVATTLHGGDD is encoded by the coding sequence ATGAGTGCAGCCATGGAAGATACGACCGACGTTTCGCTCGAGGACGCTCGCGAACTGCTGATCGACCTCGTGTCGATCCCCTCGCCCTCGGGCGACGAGGTGGAGGCCGCGGAGCGACTCGTCGACTTCTTCGACGCTTACGGCCGCGAGGCGTGGATCGACGAGGTCGGTAACGTTCGCGCACCCGCGGACGACGTCGTCCTCCTGACCTCTCACATCGATACCGTTCCCGGCGAGATTCCGGTCGAGGTAACGTCGGCCGACGAGACCGATGTCGAGCGGGAGATCGCCGAAGAGACCGGCGAGGATATTCTCTGGGGCCGCGGCAGCGTCGACGCCACCGGCCCGCTGGCCGCGATGGCCGCCGCCGCCGTCCGCACGGGCGTCTCCTTCGTCGGCGTCGTCGGCGAGGAGACGAACTCGCGCGGCGCGCGCTATCTCGTCGAGGATCGCGAGGAACCCGGTGCCGTCGTCAACGGCGAGCCAAGCGGTGCGACGGGCATCACGCTCGGCTACCGCGGGTTTCTGGCAGGGACCTACGTCGCGACCAGCGAGTCCGGCCACACCTCGCGTCCAGAACCGAACGCGATCCAGCACGCGACCAACTGGTGGACGGGCGTCGAAGCCGCCTTCGAGGACGACGAGTACACGGCCGTCTTCGAGCGCGTCACCGCCAAACCCGTCGACATGAACGGCGGGATCAGCGACGACGGCCTCTCGGTCGAGGCCACGCTCGACGTGCAACTGCGGATCCCGCCGTCGCTGGACGCCGAATCGGTCCGCGAGACCGCCGAAGCCGGTCTCGAGATCGGCACCGTCACCTGGGCCGAGCCGATTCCGCCGGTGATGGAGAGCCCTCGAACCGAGGTCGCCCGCGCGTTTCGTGCGGCGATCCGAAAGGAAGGGAGCGATCCGCGACTCCTGCGCAAGACTGGCACCAGCGACATGAACCTCTACGCCGGCGTCTGGGACTGCCCGATGGTCACCTACGGGCCCGGCAACTCCGACCTCGATCACGCGCCGGACGAACGCCTCTCTCTCGTCGAGTTCGATCGCTCGGTCGAGATCTTAGAACGCGTCGCGACGACGCTGCACGGAGGTGACGACTGA